In Myotis daubentonii chromosome 6, mMyoDau2.1, whole genome shotgun sequence, a genomic segment contains:
- the OOEP gene encoding oocyte-expressed protein homolog yields the protein MVDQPDAVVQEDPWMSAQALDRLLKMPLPLPRIRTRPWWFPALELRDPLVFYLEACLADPIFGKNGAMIPEIEWMNQVLLTVEKVNSGSLIEITVFGQPRVQNRVKSVLLSLAARHRENRARGEKIKQLEKFLKAHGSPPPTPQSAGSGSPVA from the exons ATGGTCGACCAGCCCGATGCTGTGGTCCAGGAGGACCCATGGATGTCCGCGCAGGCCCTGGACAGGCTGCTGAAGATGCCGCTTCCACTGCCACGGATTCGCACCCGGCCCTGGTGGTTTCCTGCGCTGGAGCTGAGAGACCCATTGGTGTTTTACCTGGAGGCATGTCTGGCTGACCCCATCTTCG GCAAAAACGGAGCCATGATTCCGGAAATAGAGTGGATGAACCAGGTCCTGCTGACGGTGGAAAAGGTGAACTCCGGGAGCTTAATCGAAATCACTGTTTTCGGACAGCCCCGTGTCCAAAATAGGGTGAAAAGCGTGCTCCTCAGCCTGGCAGCAAGGCACCGGGAGAACCGTGCCCGAGGTGAG AAGATAAAACAACTTGAGAAGTTCTTGAAGGCCCATGGGTCACCTCCCCCGACTCCTCAGTctgccgggtctgggtctcctgttgCATGA
- the KHDC3L gene encoding KH domain-containing protein 3 isoform X2: MATTKRFPTLVQLEQRGGAPFQVLGDNAKQPYWFHTEYLKSPKMVHLEAWLVEAIFGPGGEHIPHVECVSQTLLRINQWDPEGEAEILIFGRPSYQKDVSKMIMNLAHYHRQLRAQGSLKNAAQQAELPSFSAAVRVAMLQASPDKVRVVKSQRSPDKVREAATQRSPDAVQEKGTQRSPDAVREKATQRSPDAVREKATQRSPDAVREKATQRSPDAVREKATQRSPDAVREKATQRSPDAVREKGTQRSPDAVREKGTQRSPDTVQEKTTQRSPDAVREKATQRSPDAVREKATQRSPDAVREMATQRSPDAVREMATQRSPDAVREMATQRSPDAVREKATQRSPDAVREKATQRSPDAVREKATQRSPDAVREMGTQRSPDAVQEKATQRSPDAVWEVATQLFPNTV; encoded by the exons ATGGCCACCACCAAGCGCTTTCCCACGCTCGTGCAGCTAGAGCAGCGGGGAGGGGCGCCATTCCAGGTGCTGGGCGACAACGCCAAGCAGCCCTACTGGTTCCACACTGAGTATCTCAAGAGCCCGAAGATGGTTCACCTCGAGGCGTGGCTGGTGGAAGCGATCTTCG GCCCCGGCGGAGAGCACATTCCGCACGTCGAGTGTGTGTCGCAGACCCTGCTTCGCATTAACCAGTGGGATCCCGAAGGCGAGGCCGAGATCCTGATCTTTGGCCGGCCTTCTTACCAAAAGGATGTGTCCAAGATGATCATGAACTTGGCTCACTACCACCGCCAACTCCGGGCACAAG GTTCGCTGAAGAACGCTGCCCAGCAGGCCGAGCTGCCCAGCTTCTCCGCTGCGGTCCGGGTGGCTATGCTCCAGGCCTCCCCCGACAAAGTCCGAGTGGTCAAAAGCCAGAGATCCCCCGACAAAGTTCGGGAGGCCGcgacccagcggtcccccgacgctgtccAGGAGAAGGggacccagcggtcccccgacgctgtccgGGAGAAGGcgacccagcggtcccccgacgctgtccgGGAGAAGGcgacccagcggtcccccgacgctgtccgGGAGAAGGcgacccagcggtcccccgacgctgtccgGGAGAAGGcgacccagcggtcccccgacgctgtccgGGAGAAGGcgacccagcggtcccccgacgctgtccgGGAGAAGGggacccagcggtcccccgacgctgtccgGGAGAAGGggacccagcggtcccccgacACTGTGCAAGAGAAAAcgacccagcggtcccccgacgctgtccgGGAGAAGGcgacccagcggtcccccgacgctgtccgGGAGAAGGcgacccagcggtcccccgacgctgtccgGGAGATGGcgacccagcggtcccccgacgctgtccgGGAGATGGcgacccagcggtcccccgacgctgtccgGGAGATGGcgacccagcggtcccccgacgctgtccgGGAGAAGGcgacccagcggtcccccgacgctgtccgGGAGAAGGcgacccagcggtcccccgacgctgtccgGGAGAAGGcgacccagcggtcccccgacgctgtccgGGAGATGGggacccagcggtcccccgacgctgtccAAGAGAAGGCGACTCAgcggtcccccgacgctgtcTGGGAGGTGGCGACCCAGCTGTTCCCCAACACAGTCTAG
- the KHDC3L gene encoding KH domain-containing protein 3 isoform X1, with the protein MATTKRFPTLVQLEQRGGAPFQVLGDNAKQPYWFHTEYLKSPKMVHLEAWLVEAIFGPGGEHIPHVECVSQTLLRINQWDPEGEAEILIFGRPSYQKDVSKMIMNLAHYHRQLRAQGSLKNAAQQAELPSFSAAVRVAMLQASPDKVRVVKSQRSPDKVREAATQRSPDAVQEKGTQRSPDAVREKATQRSPDAVREKATQRSPDAVREKATQRSPDAVREKATQRSPDAVREKATQRSPDAVREKGTQRSPDAVREKGTQRSPDTVQEKTTQRSPDAVREKATQRSPDAVREKATQRSPDAVREMATQRSPDAVREMATQRSPDAVREMATQRSPDAVREKATQRSPDAVREKATQRSPDAVREKATQRSPDAVREMGTQRGPPTLSGRWRPSCSPTQSRRWRPLHYLELPQHYLEPGSQVMKAFRGPELEPGKVQVKTPLWSPILGPSSAAEAGERKGWCGLFLVSPPHPHVKCLQAQI; encoded by the exons ATGGCCACCACCAAGCGCTTTCCCACGCTCGTGCAGCTAGAGCAGCGGGGAGGGGCGCCATTCCAGGTGCTGGGCGACAACGCCAAGCAGCCCTACTGGTTCCACACTGAGTATCTCAAGAGCCCGAAGATGGTTCACCTCGAGGCGTGGCTGGTGGAAGCGATCTTCG GCCCCGGCGGAGAGCACATTCCGCACGTCGAGTGTGTGTCGCAGACCCTGCTTCGCATTAACCAGTGGGATCCCGAAGGCGAGGCCGAGATCCTGATCTTTGGCCGGCCTTCTTACCAAAAGGATGTGTCCAAGATGATCATGAACTTGGCTCACTACCACCGCCAACTCCGGGCACAAG GTTCGCTGAAGAACGCTGCCCAGCAGGCCGAGCTGCCCAGCTTCTCCGCTGCGGTCCGGGTGGCTATGCTCCAGGCCTCCCCCGACAAAGTCCGAGTGGTCAAAAGCCAGAGATCCCCCGACAAAGTTCGGGAGGCCGcgacccagcggtcccccgacgctgtccAGGAGAAGGggacccagcggtcccccgacgctgtccgGGAGAAGGcgacccagcggtcccccgacgctgtccgGGAGAAGGcgacccagcggtcccccgacgctgtccgGGAGAAGGcgacccagcggtcccccgacgctgtccgGGAGAAGGcgacccagcggtcccccgacgctgtccgGGAGAAGGcgacccagcggtcccccgacgctgtccgGGAGAAGGggacccagcggtcccccgacgctgtccgGGAGAAGGggacccagcggtcccccgacACTGTGCAAGAGAAAAcgacccagcggtcccccgacgctgtccgGGAGAAGGcgacccagcggtcccccgacgctgtccgGGAGAAGGcgacccagcggtcccccgacgctgtccgGGAGATGGcgacccagcggtcccccgacgctgtccgGGAGATGGcgacccagcggtcccccgacgctgtccgGGAGATGGcgacccagcggtcccccgacgctgtccgGGAGAAGGcgacccagcggtcccccgacgctgtccgGGAGAAGGcgacccagcggtcccccgacgctgtccgGGAGAAGGcgacccagcggtcccccgacgctgtccgGGAGATGGggacccagcg cggtcccccgacgctgtcTGGGAGGTGGCGACCCAGCTGTTCCCCAACACAGTCTAGGAGGTGGCGACCCCTACACTACCTAGAGCTCCCCCAACACTACCTAGAGCCCGGTTCCCAGGTTATGAAGGCATTTCGGGGCCCGGAGCTCGAGCCAGGCAAGGTTCAAGTGAAAACCCCTCTCTGGAGCCCTATTCTAGGTCCAAGTTCTGCAGCAGAagctggggaaaggaaagggTGGTGTGGGTTGTTCTTggtttcccctccccacccccatgttaAATGTTTGCAAGCACAAATCTAA